A section of the Trachemys scripta elegans isolate TJP31775 chromosome 10, CAS_Tse_1.0, whole genome shotgun sequence genome encodes:
- the UBE2I gene encoding SUMO-conjugating enzyme UBC9 → MSGIALSRLAQERKAWRKDHPFGFVAVPTKNPDGTMNLMNWECAIPGKKGTPWEGGLFKLRMLFKDDYPSSPPKCKFEPPLFHPNVYPSGTVCLSILEEDKDWRPAITIKQILLGIQELLNEPNIQDPAQAEAYTIYCQNRVEYEKRVRAQAKKFAPS, encoded by the exons ATGTCTGGGATAGCCCTCAGCAGACTTGCACAGGAGAGGAAAGCTTGGAGAAAAGACCATCCATTT GGATTTGTAGCAGTACCTACAAAAAATCCAGATGGCACGATGAATCTCATGAATTGGGAATGTGCTATTCCAGGAAAGAAAGGG ACACCATGGGAAGGAGGCTTATTTAAACTACGGATGCTTTTCAAGGATGActatccctcctcacccccaaaaT GTAAATTTGAACCACCATTATTCCACCCAAATGTGTATCCTTCAGGCACAGTGTGCCTCTCCATCTTAGAGGAGGATAAGGATTGGAGGCCAGCAATCACAATTAAACAG ATCTTGTTAGGAATACAAGAACTTCTAAATGAACCAAATATTCAAGACCCAGCTCAAGCAGAGGCTTACACAATTTACTG CCAAAACAGAGTGGAATATGAAAAGAGGGTTCGAGCACAAGCCAAGAAGTTTGCGCCATCATAA